In Quercus robur chromosome 11, dhQueRobu3.1, whole genome shotgun sequence, the following proteins share a genomic window:
- the LOC126706943 gene encoding uncharacterized protein LOC126706943, whose translation KAFQTHKKHSFNSSFRLSYRFSAVEDDYDDDHTSDNCSFDEAVMLFNDREYYKCHDYLEALWNMAQEPTRTLIHGILQCAVGFHHLFNPNHKGAMMELGEGPCKLRKMSFVSGPFHQFEQEISAVLDFIYQTQIELAACTNDLCLTMDRSERSYQLLGGYGAGQHLYSLQSDLNQIV comes from the exons AAAGCCTTCCAAACTCATAAAAAACACTCTTTCAACTCCTCCTTTCGCCTTTCATATCGATTCTCTGCTGTGGAAGACGACTATGATGATGATCATACCAGTGATAATTGCAGCTTTGACGAAGCTGTCATGCTCTTCAATGACAGAGAATACTATAAGTGCCATGACTATCTTGAAGCTCTCTGGAACATGGCCCAAGAGCCTACCAGAACTCTTATTCATGGCATTCTTCAATGTGCTGTAGGATTTCATCACCTCTTTAACCCG AACCATAAAGGAGCCATGATGGAGCTAGGAGAGGGACCCTGTAAGCTAAGAAAGATGAGTTTTGTGAGTGGACCATTTCATCAATTTGAGCAAGAGATTTCTGCAGTTCTGGATTTTATTTACCAGACCCAGATTGAGTTAGCTGCCT GCACTAATGATCTTTGTCTTACAATGGATCGATCAGAGAGATCATACCAACTTCTCGGGGGCTACGGCGCTGGACAGCATCTATATAGTCTTCAAAGTGACCTTAATCAAATAGT CTAA